Proteins from a genomic interval of Clostridium sp. 'deep sea':
- a CDS encoding ABC transporter ATP-binding protein, which translates to MKTKTSSIKRLLSVSKKGNLRIALSALLMFISSLCSLGPFYIAYIIIDKAMNPPFIATEFYKLGWIAALFILFQVILSGIAMKQSHIAAYNILYDLRVDLAKKMLRLPLGYYSKTSSGVIKKIMMGDIEAIEEFLAHNLVDLASALFLPILIFVWLATFNIPLALLSILPTVLGVAIQRIRMIIDAKKLNEFFKLKSNMNITIIDFIRGMPIIKAFNQSVHSFKQYKLEADKYRDFWIAWTKSAGPFIALYTILMDGGILFVLPVGMYMFLSNSITLTTFLMFMFIGLGLARFMKQLNGFGSNITQILKGVEKINAIMAEQEIEDNGIYLAVENYDVEFNNVSFSYGPKKILDNINFKVKEKTITALVGPSGAGKTTVGKLIPRFWDIDKGEITIGGINIKNIKSETLMKSVSFVFQDVFMFNDSILENIRMGDTSISEQMVIEMAQKAQAHDFITKLKNGYNTVIGANGTYLSGGEKQRIAIARALVKDSPIIILDEATSYADTENEAKIQSALNFLLKNKTVIIIAHRLSTIQHCNQILVFNEGQIIEKGKQNELIANNGFYKKMWDMHCSSVDWTIGDNLKKEYKLQEVKTC; encoded by the coding sequence ATGAAAACCAAAACAAGTTCTATTAAGCGTTTACTTTCGGTATCTAAAAAAGGAAATCTTCGTATTGCTTTATCTGCTCTGCTAATGTTTATCAGTTCTTTGTGTTCATTAGGACCATTTTATATTGCCTATATCATTATTGATAAAGCCATGAATCCCCCTTTTATAGCAACCGAGTTTTATAAGCTTGGCTGGATAGCTGCCTTGTTTATCCTTTTTCAAGTAATATTATCTGGTATAGCAATGAAACAATCGCACATTGCAGCCTATAATATTTTGTATGATTTAAGGGTAGATTTAGCAAAAAAAATGTTAAGGCTGCCTTTAGGTTATTACAGCAAAACTAGCTCTGGAGTAATAAAAAAAATAATGATGGGTGATATTGAAGCTATTGAGGAATTTTTAGCTCATAACTTAGTAGATTTAGCTTCTGCATTATTTTTACCTATTCTAATATTTGTATGGCTGGCAACATTCAATATACCATTAGCCCTTTTAAGCATTTTGCCAACAGTATTGGGTGTAGCAATTCAGCGGATAAGAATGATAATTGATGCTAAAAAACTAAATGAGTTTTTTAAGCTAAAGTCAAACATGAACATTACAATTATTGACTTTATAAGGGGTATGCCCATTATTAAAGCTTTTAATCAATCAGTGCATTCCTTTAAACAATACAAACTTGAGGCAGATAAATATCGAGATTTTTGGATAGCATGGACAAAATCCGCGGGACCCTTTATAGCACTCTACACTATTCTTATGGATGGGGGTATTTTGTTTGTTCTTCCCGTTGGCATGTATATGTTTTTATCAAATAGTATCACTTTAACAACCTTTTTAATGTTTATGTTCATTGGATTAGGGCTCGCTCGATTTATGAAACAGCTCAATGGCTTTGGCTCAAATATTACTCAGATATTAAAAGGGGTAGAAAAAATTAATGCTATTATGGCTGAGCAAGAAATTGAAGACAATGGAATATATTTAGCGGTTGAGAATTATGATGTAGAATTTAATAATGTTTCTTTTAGTTATGGCCCAAAAAAAATACTAGATAATATTAATTTTAAAGTAAAAGAAAAAACGATTACTGCACTAGTTGGTCCATCTGGAGCAGGTAAAACAACTGTAGGAAAATTAATTCCAAGATTTTGGGATATTGATAAAGGTGAGATAACCATAGGTGGTATTAATATAAAAAATATTAAAAGCGAAACTTTAATGAAATCTGTAAGTTTTGTTTTTCAAGATGTTTTTATGTTTAATGATAGTATTCTGGAGAATATTAGAATGGGCGATACTTCTATTAGTGAACAAATGGTTATAGAAATGGCCCAAAAAGCTCAGGCCCATGATTTTATTACCAAGCTAAAAAATGGGTACAACACTGTAATAGGGGCTAATGGTACTTATTTAAGCGGAGGAGAAAAACAACGTATTGCAATTGCTAGAGCTCTGGTTAAAGATTCCCCCATAATCATACTCGACGAAGCTACCTCTTATGCTGATACTGAAAACGAGGCTAAAATTCAGAGTGCCTTAAACTTCTTGCTTAAAAATAAGACCGTAATAATAATAGCTCATAGGCTTTCAACTATCCAACACTGTAATCAAATATTAGTGTTTAATGAAGGACAAATAATTGAAAAAGGAAAACAAAATGAGTTAATTGCTAATAACGGATTCTATAAAAAAATGTGGGATATGCATTGCTCTTCTGTTGATTGGACAATTGGTGATAACCTAAAAAAAGAGTACAAATTGCAGGAGGTAAAGACATGCTAA
- a CDS encoding acyl-CoA dehydratase activase yields MYSIGIDIGYSAVKMAVIDSSNKVICNKYRLHKGHIKVNLLEIIEELASEYDLNNIKYGALTGNGSKKIVKVSSLSFIDEIPAMVEAGLKFNKNIKSIIHIGGQGAKFIAGINKDNKSQIEVAMNSNCAAGTGSFLEEQISRLNLKLQDYSLYASKATKIPRIAGRCSVFAKTDITHHQQEGTSVEDILLGLAYAMVRNYKGSVVRKLPIGKPIMFTGGVAYNQGIIIAIKDIFKLKDNELVVPKNAINSVAIGAASIALTEKKLFSIKELLNILQIDDFEYQEVSTVKLKPLNTYNIDDAKDKHICKVVSKVDSRQCYLGIDIGSTSTNLVLMNKAKEILAYEYLKTYGKPLETIKKGLKLLMNKCDNNIQIIGTGITGSGRYMIGKLLKVDIIKDEITAQAKAAITIDSSVDTIFEIGGQDSKYISLQNAVVTDFQMNKICAAGTGSFIEEQANKFNIPINDFGKVALNGLSPIDLGERCTVFMETSIASSISKGAKIQDIASGLCYSIVQNYLNKVVGKKKIGKKIFFQGGVAYNQGVVNAFRNLIGDKIVVPPFFSVTGAYGVAIIASEEMVCETQFVGFNKDIKLEVNDNRIISKQKQVTEFDKELKKIIFKDYDKSIADKKQTVGIPRALFTFGMFPLYNEFFKELGFNVLLSSESNENTVRLCQEYSMEETCFPMKLLNGHVAELIEKKVDYIFIPDLYTADHPESKSRKNYGCAYMQLAFKMINQAMELEKKGIYLLSPTLAPNLGTDFMQKSFLSLGKVLNRSSEEILRALNRGFAAVKKFKTNLEQNAKNKIAHQDENKLTFVIISKIYGVLDPVLNTGVAKKLESMGYNVILFTDLVHCDIYDDYPNMYWPFSQHILAAAKYIKNKANMYAVFLTHHGCGPDSVVSHYFRKEMQAKPYLNIEVDEHSSNVGIITRVEAFVNSLGRVQNINYVMDVNKNNNNNKPAKLYLQYMYPYSDLLKETLKTRDINADVLPLTCKKSLAIGRKYTLGQEYYSLTMLLGDVFKKVNEFKDVKQQDEDNIDFLIFRTEGSEVEGQYSQMVKTILAEEQITDIGIVEPFIEDLVNRDEREFTMLCRCLLAGDIIMLADKNERHKYLLQVVELVKKNELDLNQLISFATEIAESLKTKQYNKKIFVTGEATIIFNDFLNNYTLKNLEDQNHKIIYNSMSEYMWMIWHDSIRERQDNTQEVQKRLNNFKKMIKSIALCFNCASPFEKELDSLTEKAQKSMGYYAGANGRYRAAKICSELNSIDGIITVNSIYENTGVALNVVQRGFDKENNLAILNLTFDGNDNENDKSKLSSFLYYL; encoded by the coding sequence ATGTATAGCATAGGTATTGATATTGGTTACTCAGCGGTTAAGATGGCGGTGATCGATAGTAGTAATAAAGTAATTTGTAATAAATATAGATTACACAAAGGTCATATTAAAGTTAATTTACTAGAAATAATAGAGGAACTAGCAAGTGAATATGATCTTAATAATATTAAGTATGGAGCATTAACAGGCAATGGAAGTAAAAAAATAGTAAAAGTAAGTTCATTAAGCTTTATTGATGAAATACCAGCAATGGTAGAGGCTGGATTAAAATTTAATAAAAACATAAAATCAATAATTCACATTGGAGGTCAAGGTGCTAAGTTTATTGCAGGTATAAATAAAGATAACAAGTCCCAGATTGAAGTAGCTATGAATAGTAACTGTGCCGCTGGTACAGGATCATTTTTAGAAGAGCAAATTTCACGACTTAATCTCAAGTTACAAGACTATTCATTGTATGCAAGTAAAGCAACAAAAATTCCCAGAATTGCAGGCAGATGTAGTGTATTTGCCAAAACAGATATAACACATCATCAACAAGAGGGTACTTCAGTAGAAGATATTTTATTGGGTCTGGCCTATGCAATGGTGAGAAATTATAAGGGATCAGTGGTTAGAAAACTACCTATTGGTAAACCCATTATGTTTACAGGTGGAGTTGCTTATAATCAAGGCATAATTATTGCAATTAAGGATATTTTTAAGCTAAAAGATAACGAGTTAGTAGTACCTAAAAATGCCATAAATAGCGTAGCGATTGGGGCTGCCAGTATTGCTTTAACAGAAAAAAAATTATTTAGTATAAAGGAACTGCTTAATATATTACAAATAGATGATTTTGAGTATCAAGAAGTAAGTACTGTAAAGCTTAAACCCCTAAACACCTATAACATAGATGATGCAAAAGATAAACATATTTGTAAAGTAGTAAGTAAAGTAGATAGTAGGCAGTGTTATCTTGGTATTGATATAGGTTCTACTAGTACAAATTTAGTTCTAATGAACAAAGCTAAAGAAATATTAGCTTATGAGTATTTAAAGACCTATGGTAAACCTCTTGAAACAATAAAAAAGGGTTTAAAACTGTTAATGAATAAATGTGATAATAATATACAAATAATTGGAACTGGTATTACTGGATCTGGTAGATATATGATAGGAAAACTGCTTAAAGTTGATATTATAAAAGATGAGATTACTGCTCAGGCAAAAGCAGCTATAACAATAGATAGTTCTGTAGACACCATATTTGAAATTGGTGGCCAAGATTCTAAATACATTAGTCTACAAAATGCAGTAGTGACTGATTTTCAAATGAATAAAATATGTGCAGCTGGAACAGGATCGTTTATTGAGGAACAGGCTAATAAATTTAATATACCTATAAATGATTTTGGCAAAGTTGCTTTAAATGGACTAAGCCCAATTGACTTAGGAGAACGATGTACAGTTTTTATGGAAACAAGTATTGCTTCAAGCATTTCAAAAGGAGCTAAAATACAGGACATAGCCTCTGGGCTTTGTTATTCTATAGTTCAAAATTATCTTAATAAAGTTGTAGGTAAAAAGAAAATTGGTAAAAAAATATTTTTTCAAGGTGGCGTAGCTTACAATCAGGGAGTTGTAAATGCTTTTCGTAATTTAATTGGAGATAAAATTGTAGTACCACCATTCTTTAGCGTAACTGGAGCATATGGCGTAGCTATAATTGCCAGTGAAGAGATGGTTTGTGAGACTCAATTTGTAGGATTTAATAAAGATATAAAGTTAGAAGTAAATGATAATAGGATAATTAGCAAACAAAAGCAAGTTACAGAGTTTGATAAAGAGTTAAAAAAAATAATTTTTAAGGATTATGATAAGTCAATAGCTGATAAAAAACAGACTGTAGGTATACCAAGAGCATTATTTACATTTGGAATGTTTCCACTATATAATGAATTTTTTAAAGAGCTAGGATTTAATGTACTGCTTTCAAGTGAATCAAATGAAAACACAGTAAGGTTATGCCAAGAATATTCTATGGAAGAAACATGTTTTCCCATGAAACTACTAAATGGCCACGTAGCAGAATTAATTGAGAAAAAAGTAGATTATATATTTATTCCAGATTTGTATACAGCAGATCATCCTGAGTCAAAATCAAGAAAAAATTACGGCTGTGCTTATATGCAATTAGCATTTAAAATGATTAATCAAGCTATGGAATTAGAGAAAAAAGGTATCTACTTATTATCTCCAACTTTAGCACCAAACTTAGGTACTGATTTTATGCAGAAAAGTTTTTTAAGCTTAGGAAAAGTACTTAATCGTAGCTCAGAAGAGATACTTAGGGCACTTAATAGGGGTTTTGCAGCAGTTAAAAAATTTAAAACAAACCTTGAGCAAAATGCTAAAAACAAAATTGCCCACCAAGATGAAAATAAACTAACCTTTGTAATTATCTCAAAAATATATGGTGTTCTTGATCCTGTCTTAAATACTGGGGTAGCAAAAAAACTTGAGAGTATGGGGTACAATGTAATTTTATTTACTGATTTAGTTCATTGTGATATTTATGATGACTACCCTAATATGTATTGGCCATTTAGTCAGCATATTCTAGCGGCAGCTAAGTATATAAAAAATAAAGCCAATATGTATGCAGTTTTTTTAACCCACCATGGCTGTGGTCCAGATTCCGTTGTTTCTCATTACTTTAGAAAAGAAATGCAGGCAAAGCCCTACTTGAATATTGAAGTTGATGAACACTCTTCGAATGTAGGCATAATTACTCGGGTAGAAGCTTTTGTTAATAGTTTGGGTCGAGTGCAAAATATAAATTATGTTATGGATGTTAATAAAAATAATAACAATAATAAGCCAGCCAAGCTTTACCTACAATATATGTATCCGTATTCAGACTTACTAAAAGAAACACTTAAAACTAGAGACATAAATGCTGATGTATTACCACTTACCTGTAAAAAATCATTGGCTATTGGCAGAAAATATACCTTAGGTCAAGAGTATTATTCCTTAACAATGTTATTAGGAGATGTATTTAAAAAGGTTAACGAGTTTAAAGACGTTAAGCAGCAAGATGAAGATAATATTGACTTCCTAATTTTTAGAACAGAAGGCTCAGAAGTAGAAGGACAATACAGCCAAATGGTTAAAACAATTTTAGCTGAAGAACAAATTACAGATATTGGTATTGTAGAACCCTTTATTGAGGATTTAGTAAATAGAGATGAGCGGGAGTTCACAATGCTTTGTAGATGTCTTTTAGCAGGAGACATTATTATGCTGGCTGATAAAAATGAAAGGCACAAATACCTGTTACAAGTAGTTGAGTTAGTTAAAAAGAATGAGCTTGATTTAAATCAACTTATAAGTTTCGCAACTGAAATAGCTGAAAGCCTAAAAACTAAACAATATAATAAAAAAATATTTGTTACTGGTGAGGCTACTATTATATTTAATGATTTTTTAAACAACTATACTTTAAAAAATCTTGAAGATCAAAACCATAAAATAATATATAACTCTATGAGTGAGTATATGTGGATGATTTGGCATGATTCAATAAGAGAAAGACAAGATAATACACAAGAGGTGCAAAAAAGGCTAAATAATTTTAAAAAAATGATAAAGTCAATAGCTTTATGCTTTAATTGTGCAAGTCCATTTGAAAAAGAGCTAGATAGTTTAACTGAAAAAGCCCAAAAATCAATGGGTTACTATGCTGGAGCAAATGGTAGATACAGAGCAGCAAAAATTTGTAGTGAATTAAATTCTATAGATGGAATTATTACTGTAAATTCAATATATGAAAATACAGGAGTTGCTTTAAATGTTGTACAAAGAGGATTCGATAAGGAAAATAATCTTGCAATATTAAATTTAACTTTTGATGGCAATGATAATGAAAATGATAAAAGTAAGTTATCTTCATTTTTATATTATTTATAA
- a CDS encoding methyltransferase domain-containing protein, translated as MNKYNECKQGHKLGRHRKGPSSFHMQDYQLVFNELKLEENEVFLDLGCGSGDYSFEASKRVGQKGIVYAIDGMTSIITKLKEQMQQSGINNIIAKVSDITSNIDLKDNSVDVCFICTVLHSLDIELVKERLFNEICRVLKPGARMFIVECKKERMGFGPPLHVRISADNLDKLVEKYNFEKVNYVDFGYNYMNQYIFK; from the coding sequence ATGAACAAATATAATGAGTGTAAACAAGGGCATAAGTTAGGTAGGCATAGAAAAGGACCAAGTAGTTTTCATATGCAAGATTACCAGTTAGTTTTTAATGAGTTGAAGCTAGAAGAAAATGAGGTATTTTTAGATTTAGGATGTGGTTCAGGTGACTATTCATTTGAGGCCTCAAAAAGAGTAGGTCAAAAAGGAATAGTTTATGCTATTGATGGAATGACGTCCATTATTACTAAGTTAAAAGAGCAGATGCAACAGAGTGGAATTAATAATATCATTGCCAAAGTTTCAGATATTACATCGAATATAGATCTAAAAGATAACTCTGTTGATGTTTGTTTTATTTGCACAGTGCTGCATTCGCTAGATATTGAGCTTGTTAAAGAAAGGTTATTTAATGAAATTTGCAGGGTTTTAAAACCTGGGGCACGTATGTTTATAGTAGAGTGTAAAAAAGAACGAATGGGTTTTGGACCACCGTTGCATGTTCGAATATCTGCTGATAATTTAGATAAATTAGTAGAAAAATATAATTTTGAAAAAGTAAATTATGTTGATTTTGGTTACAACTATATGAATCAATATATATTTAAATAA
- a CDS encoding transcriptional repressor, producing MRNIMEKNNIRITNQRRKILEILIENIDTHMSVEDIYNTAKTKNYMIAIPTIYRTMDILAAIGAVTRHDFGEGAAKYEIFIKEKENHCHLVCKNCRKIIEVYGLLPDNLGKRVYEKKGFQSEDCSLKIYGYCKECLSKMKNKQ from the coding sequence GTGAGAAACATAATGGAAAAGAATAATATTAGAATAACAAACCAAAGAAGAAAAATACTAGAGATTTTAATCGAGAATATAGATACGCATATGTCTGTAGAAGATATTTATAATACAGCTAAAACTAAAAATTACATGATAGCCATTCCCACCATTTATAGAACTATGGATATTTTAGCTGCGATAGGAGCTGTAACTAGACATGATTTTGGTGAAGGTGCGGCAAAGTATGAAATTTTTATAAAAGAAAAAGAAAATCATTGTCATTTAGTTTGTAAAAATTGCAGAAAAATAATTGAAGTTTATGGATTACTTCCAGATAACTTAGGTAAAAGAGTCTACGAAAAAAAGGGCTTTCAATCTGAAGATTGTAGTCTAAAGATTTATGGTTATTGTAAAGAATGTTTAAGTAAGATGAAAAATAAGCAATAA
- a CDS encoding Crp/Fnr family transcriptional regulator — translation MRVDIMNNLYHKLQKCCLFNNKTCLEIEKLLSKINYRTSCYNKNDVIFSACQKATTLGIIISGSVDVTKNYPSGKKALLISRKKTYDLIGEDSIFSTLEDYPETFTANCSCEILLIAYNELLILLNNDKQLNLNLLTAISNYIIVLKKCTGILSLNSIQEKIAGYLYHEYLRTNSLVITLPFSKKDWAEHLNISRTSLSRELRALESLEIISFDSRVIKIINYKKLKQLLLLL, via the coding sequence ATGAGAGTAGATATTATGAATAATTTATACCATAAATTGCAAAAATGCTGTCTTTTTAACAATAAAACTTGTTTAGAGATTGAAAAATTATTATCAAAAATTAATTATAGAACCTCATGCTACAATAAAAATGATGTTATATTTTCTGCATGTCAAAAAGCAACTACCCTAGGAATTATTATATCTGGATCTGTTGATGTCACAAAAAATTATCCATCAGGAAAAAAAGCCCTGTTAATAAGTAGAAAAAAAACCTATGATTTAATTGGAGAGGACTCCATATTTTCTACATTAGAGGATTATCCCGAAACTTTCACTGCAAACTGTAGCTGCGAAATTTTACTTATAGCTTATAATGAACTATTAATACTGCTTAACAATGATAAACAACTTAATTTAAACCTACTTACTGCAATTTCAAATTATATAATAGTATTAAAAAAATGCACTGGAATACTTTCTTTGAATTCTATTCAAGAAAAAATAGCAGGCTATTTATACCACGAGTATTTGCGTACTAATTCATTAGTGATAACTCTGCCCTTTTCTAAAAAAGATTGGGCCGAGCACTTAAATATCTCCAGAACTTCGCTCTCAAGAGAATTGCGTGCATTAGAAAGCTTAGAAATTATTTCTTTTGATTCAAGAGTTATTAAGATTATTAATTATAAAAAACTCAAGCAGTTATTGCTATTACTATAA
- a CDS encoding ABC transporter substrate-binding protein yields the protein MNNIKSKIVFFIILIAVVIFAAYRTQQANKAMEEDTSSQSISIVDIAGREVVLDHKAEKIVDLSDLLDGIRTLVFLNEQNRLIGISEKSHSVFNSDKMYSKSYIVVKQAAPELKMAETVGLVKEPNIEKIIQLNPDVIFIDWMTKDSAERIEAQTGIPVVCVGGHGSLNFKTLKIVGKIIGLESKAEELISYADSKLKLIDDVISLIPNNKRKKLFYWSHPRIGNAPKTNGNYEAFDLAGGNNLAKDGEVIPKGLFDVSKEQIIAWNPDYIFLQSTFTEKVKGWSKVEDLKQDAVIQETNAVANDCVYAIRGEFAGWDIATEIAEVYYIAKILYPDLFKDLNVQQSANEILREFYGVEGLYTDMSKSIGLYEWK from the coding sequence ATGAATAATATAAAGAGTAAAATTGTATTTTTTATAATACTGATTGCAGTAGTGATTTTTGCAGCTTATAGGACTCAACAGGCTAATAAAGCTATGGAAGAAGATACATCATCGCAGAGTATATCAATTGTAGATATTGCTGGTAGAGAGGTTGTTTTAGATCATAAAGCAGAAAAAATTGTTGATTTATCGGATTTGTTAGATGGTATTAGAACCTTGGTATTTTTAAATGAGCAAAATAGATTAATAGGCATTAGTGAAAAAAGTCACTCTGTTTTTAACTCCGATAAAATGTATAGTAAAAGCTATATTGTTGTAAAACAGGCTGCTCCAGAGCTTAAAATGGCTGAAACTGTTGGCTTGGTGAAGGAGCCTAATATAGAAAAAATAATACAATTAAATCCGGATGTTATTTTTATAGATTGGATGACAAAGGATAGTGCTGAAAGAATAGAAGCACAAACTGGAATTCCAGTTGTTTGTGTAGGTGGGCACGGTAGTTTGAATTTTAAAACTCTAAAAATTGTTGGCAAAATTATTGGTTTAGAAAGTAAAGCAGAAGAGCTAATAAGCTATGCTGATAGTAAACTAAAATTAATAGATGATGTTATTAGCTTAATACCCAACAATAAAAGAAAAAAGTTATTTTACTGGTCTCATCCTCGTATAGGTAATGCTCCAAAAACAAATGGAAACTATGAGGCTTTTGATTTAGCTGGAGGTAATAATTTAGCAAAAGACGGAGAGGTAATACCTAAAGGGCTTTTTGACGTTAGTAAAGAGCAAATTATAGCCTGGAATCCAGACTATATATTTTTACAATCTACTTTTACAGAAAAAGTAAAAGGCTGGAGTAAAGTTGAAGACCTAAAACAAGATGCGGTGATTCAAGAAACAAATGCTGTGGCAAATGACTGTGTATATGCAATAAGGGGTGAATTTGCTGGTTGGGACATAGCAACAGAAATTGCTGAGGTTTACTATATTGCAAAAATTTTGTATCCGGATTTATTTAAGGATTTAAATGTACAGCAGTCTGCAAATGAGATACTAAGAGAATTTTATGGCGTTGAAGGCTTGTATACAGATATGAGTAAATCTATAGGACTTTACGAGTGGAAATAA
- a CDS encoding ABC transporter ATP-binding protein: MIINIKDLQFGYSKKVILNNISLRIRSGECVSILGPNGAGKSTLIKCIDGLLTPNKGSVVVHDKNIRFMNRRELSKLVSYVPQVSQNRFSLKVFDMVLIGRSPHMTWRSSFEDKEKAINALKLLGIENLAMRSFNELSGGQQQKVIIARAIAQETKILLLDEAISNLDIKHQLDVMEIVKQLASRYGISVVMVVHDLNIASRYSDKIVMMKKGEIVKVGDPHQVLTKNNIANVYGVDAYVGNIESKPHIVPLKVMCV; encoded by the coding sequence TTGATAATTAACATTAAGGATTTGCAATTTGGCTACTCAAAAAAAGTAATATTAAATAATATATCACTTAGAATTAGGAGTGGAGAATGTGTATCGATATTAGGTCCTAATGGTGCTGGTAAATCCACTTTAATAAAGTGTATAGATGGATTGTTAACTCCTAATAAAGGCAGTGTTGTTGTTCATGATAAAAACATAAGGTTCATGAATAGAAGAGAGCTTTCTAAGCTTGTTAGTTATGTACCTCAGGTATCACAGAATAGATTTTCGTTAAAGGTTTTTGATATGGTTCTTATTGGAAGAAGTCCTCATATGACTTGGAGAAGTAGTTTTGAAGACAAAGAAAAGGCAATAAATGCTTTAAAACTATTAGGCATTGAAAACCTTGCAATGAGAAGCTTTAATGAGTTAAGTGGCGGACAACAGCAAAAAGTTATTATAGCAAGGGCCATAGCTCAAGAGACAAAAATACTGTTATTAGATGAAGCAATTAGTAATTTAGATATAAAACATCAGTTAGATGTAATGGAAATAGTTAAGCAGTTGGCTAGTAGATATGGAATATCAGTTGTTATGGTTGTGCATGATTTAAATATTGCATCGCGATATTCAGATAAAATTGTAATGATGAAAAAAGGTGAAATAGTTAAAGTGGGGGATCCTCATCAAGTACTCACCAAAAATAACATTGCAAATGTATATGGGGTAGATGCTTATGTTGGTAATATTGAGAGTAAACCACATATTGTGCCTTTAAAGGTTATGTGTGTTTAA
- a CDS encoding iron ABC transporter permease: MRTSEDNKKFWEEYRKDRNKKWVVIIALIISCITIALIATTIGPFEISVKQSLWVVVNNMFRGISNCARSSIVKVVWLVRVPRILTALLVGFSLAVAGAVMQPVLRNPMASPFTLGISSGASFGAAIAIILGKSIGKGSYAIIVNAFVFSLLSSVIILLVSKRKGTTAEMMILVGVALSYFFSACTSVIQYFAESWQTAEVVFWMVGSLAKGTWDTLAIMFPVALVCIPFLMIKAKELNTISSGDNEAKSMGINVQRTRIILMIVTSLLTATTICFTGAIGFVGLIAPHITRILIGGDNKFVIPIAGLIGALLLLIGDIVAMNVIAPVIIPIGVMTSFIGVPMFIYLIISRRGNNI; the protein is encoded by the coding sequence ATGAGAACAAGTGAAGATAATAAAAAATTTTGGGAAGAGTACAGAAAAGATCGTAATAAAAAATGGGTTGTCATAATTGCATTAATAATTTCATGTATAACGATTGCCTTAATTGCAACTACTATTGGACCATTTGAAATATCTGTTAAACAATCATTATGGGTGGTTGTTAATAATATGTTTCGGGGGATAAGTAATTGTGCACGTTCAAGTATTGTAAAAGTAGTTTGGCTTGTACGTGTTCCAAGAATTTTAACAGCTTTGTTAGTAGGTTTTAGTTTGGCTGTTGCTGGTGCTGTAATGCAACCTGTATTACGTAACCCAATGGCTAGTCCATTCACTTTAGGTATTTCATCGGGAGCCAGTTTTGGTGCTGCAATTGCTATTATATTAGGTAAAAGTATTGGTAAAGGTTCATATGCAATTATTGTAAATGCTTTTGTGTTTTCATTGTTATCATCAGTAATAATTTTGTTAGTGTCGAAAAGAAAGGGAACAACAGCTGAAATGATGATTTTAGTAGGTGTAGCATTGTCCTATTTTTTTAGTGCCTGTACCTCTGTAATCCAATACTTTGCAGAATCATGGCAGACAGCTGAAGTTGTATTTTGGATGGTTGGAAGTTTAGCAAAAGGAACCTGGGATACCTTAGCAATTATGTTTCCGGTAGCATTAGTATGTATTCCTTTTTTAATGATAAAAGCAAAAGAATTAAATACTATTAGCTCAGGTGATAATGAAGCAAAAAGCATGGGTATTAATGTGCAGAGAACAAGAATTATATTAATGATTGTTACATCTTTATTAACTGCTACAACTATCTGTTTTACTGGTGCAATAGGTTTTGTAGGGCTAATTGCTCCACATATTACCCGAATATTAATTGGTGGAGATAATAAGTTTGTTATTCCAATAGCTGGATTAATTGGAGCATTATTATTATTAATTGGTGATATTGTTGCCATGAATGTTATTGCACCTGTTATTATTCCTATTGGTGTTATGACATCTTTTATTGGAGTTCCTATGTTTATTTATTTAATTATTTCAAGAAGGGGGAATAACATTTGA